A genomic window from Acinetobacter chinensis includes:
- the infC gene encoding translation initiation factor IF-3, whose protein sequence is MKQPDRNQQQGAKSNRPALNDEIKAKEVRLVAADGEQKGIVTLTEALRAAEEADLDLVEIVANAEPPVCKIMDFNKHLFDLKQKQKDAKKKQHQVQVKEIKLRPGTDVGDYNVKLRAILKFLEEGNKVKITLRFRGREMAHQQLGLAQLQKIEADVAEVGIVEQTPKMEGRQMGMLLGPKKKK, encoded by the coding sequence ATTAAACAGCCTGACCGTAACCAACAACAAGGTGCTAAAAGCAATCGTCCTGCATTAAACGATGAAATCAAGGCGAAAGAAGTTCGTCTCGTCGCAGCAGATGGGGAACAGAAAGGTATCGTAACGCTTACAGAAGCGTTGCGTGCTGCTGAAGAAGCAGATCTTGACCTTGTTGAGATTGTGGCAAATGCAGAACCACCTGTTTGTAAAATCATGGATTTTAACAAACATTTATTTGACCTGAAGCAAAAGCAGAAAGATGCTAAAAAGAAACAGCATCAGGTTCAGGTGAAAGAAATCAAGTTACGTCCTGGTACAGATGTTGGTGATTACAACGTTAAGTTGCGTGCTATCCTTAAGTTCCTTGAGGAAGGTAACAAAGTCAAAATTACTCTACGTTTCCGTGGTCGTGAAATGGCTCACCAGCAGCTGGGTCTGGCTCAATTACAAAAAATTGAAGCAGATGTAGCTGAAGTGGGTATCGTTGAACAGACTCCAAAAATGGAAGGTCGTCAGATGGGTATGTTACTTGGTCCTAAAAAGAAAAAGTAA
- a CDS encoding AraC family transcriptional regulator → MPRQQKDFAEKHHFIPPALLSGLLHYAENQHIEYMHWMDGISLDIAQIKQGTGFISFQEICTVVRRALADLRDPALGVKVGITEGLMSMGILGFAMQSCQTLEQALATGMQYHPVSGSVLDMDYQMVKDGTLAVVVTERYPCGDLYRFFCDEFFSSIITCMNAMLGDHDDLIAIHLSFPRPTDTKPYLQHFGCPVHFSSAKNTLTFHSSLLQRQIRTYSMANFSTAIRMCNQLMQDIQTINQNKYASVLDYLIEQHLPDRFDMLQAAEHMKISERHLRRMLLMENISFQQIRQQVLERKAKELLLQDISISTVSEQLGFSELREFRRAFKRWTGQAPSDFKKLMISSE, encoded by the coding sequence ATGCCCAGACAGCAAAAGGACTTTGCCGAAAAACATCATTTCATTCCACCTGCTCTGCTTTCCGGACTGCTTCATTATGCTGAAAATCAGCACATTGAATATATGCACTGGATGGATGGGATCAGCCTCGACATTGCTCAGATCAAGCAAGGGACAGGATTCATCTCATTTCAGGAAATCTGTACGGTTGTACGGCGTGCGCTGGCTGACTTGCGTGATCCTGCTCTTGGAGTAAAAGTCGGTATCACTGAAGGTCTGATGTCCATGGGCATTCTGGGTTTTGCCATGCAGTCATGCCAGACGCTTGAGCAGGCACTGGCAACCGGGATGCAGTACCATCCCGTATCTGGCAGTGTGCTGGACATGGACTATCAGATGGTCAAAGACGGTACACTGGCTGTGGTTGTGACTGAACGCTATCCCTGTGGTGATCTTTACCGTTTTTTCTGCGATGAATTTTTTTCAAGTATCATCACCTGCATGAATGCCATGCTGGGTGATCATGATGATCTGATCGCAATTCACCTGAGTTTTCCACGCCCCACCGACACTAAGCCCTATCTTCAGCATTTTGGCTGTCCAGTACATTTTTCTTCTGCAAAAAACACCCTGACATTTCACTCCTCACTGCTGCAAAGACAGATCCGCACCTACAGCATGGCAAATTTCAGTACCGCTATCCGTATGTGTAATCAGTTGATGCAGGATATACAGACCATCAATCAGAATAAGTATGCCAGCGTGCTGGACTATCTGATTGAACAGCATTTACCGGATCGTTTCGATATGCTTCAGGCAGCTGAACACATGAAAATCAGTGAAAGACATTTACGCAGAATGCTGCTGATGGAAAACATCAGCTTTCAGCAGATCCGCCAGCAGGTTCTTGAGCGTAAAGCCAAAGAGCTGTTACTGCAGGATATTTCCATCAGCACCGTCAGTGAACAGCTGGGATTCAGTGAACTCAGAGAGTTTCGCAGAGCATTTAAACGCTGGACAGGACAGGCACCTTCTGACTTTAAAAAACTGATGATTTCTTCTGAATAA
- the yjgA gene encoding ribosome biogenesis factor YjgA, with amino-acid sequence MARRPNRFTDEDFESLDGRASKTEQKKAVQRMAALGEQLAELPKKQIEALPVEERLIEALLDVQLISSFEARRRQFQRIGKLLRNEDETVILSYLTPKQGMKKTAQLQRWVDRIIAQGDPVINEFTKMHNAAERHTLRQHLLRIQRDVTKAAPPEELEASKLKLFNYVQQVALISDNSK; translated from the coding sequence GTGGCACGTCGACCGAACCGCTTTACAGATGAAGACTTTGAATCACTGGATGGGCGTGCAAGTAAAACTGAACAGAAAAAAGCAGTACAGCGTATGGCTGCACTGGGTGAACAGCTGGCAGAACTGCCAAAAAAGCAGATTGAGGCATTGCCTGTCGAGGAACGCCTGATAGAAGCTTTACTCGATGTTCAGCTGATTTCATCTTTTGAAGCACGTCGCAGACAGTTTCAGCGTATTGGGAAACTGTTACGCAATGAAGATGAAACGGTCATTCTCTCTTACCTGACCCCAAAACAGGGAATGAAAAAAACCGCACAGCTGCAACGCTGGGTGGACCGTATTATTGCTCAGGGCGATCCGGTCATTAATGAATTCACCAAAATGCACAATGCAGCTGAACGCCATACTTTACGTCAGCATCTGTTGCGTATTCAGCGTGATGTGACCAAAGCAGCTCCTCCTGAGGAACTGGAAGCTTCGAAGCTGAAACTGTTTAACTATGTACAGCAGGTTGCACTTATTTCTGATAATTCAAAATAA
- the thrS gene encoding threonine--tRNA ligase, whose translation MPVITLPNGDQKQFDQAVSVMEVAQSIGPGLAKNTLAGKVNGRLVDASDLITEDATLEIITPKNQEGVEIIRHSCAHLVGHAVKQLFPEAKMVIGPVIEDGFYYDIFSQKPFTPEDMAAIEARMKKLIDEDYDVIKKMTPRAEVIKLFTERGEDYKLRLIDDMPDETQMGLYYHQEYVDMCRGPHVPNTKFLKSFKLTKMSGAYWRGDAKNEQLQRIYGTAWADKKELAAYIKRIEEAEKRDHRKIGKALDLFHMQEEAPGMVFWHANGWTIYQVLEQYMRKIQQDNGYEEIKTPQIVDFTLWEKSGHAANYADNMFTTHSESRSYAVKPMNCPCHVQVFNQGLKSYRDLPIRLAEFGSCHRNEPSGSLHGIMRVRGFTQDDAHIFCTTEQIGKEVADFIKLTLDVYKDFGFEEVQMKLSTRPEKRVGDDKLWDMAEKSLADALDEAGLAWDLQPGEGAFYGPKIEFSLKDCLGRIWQCGTIQCDFNLPERLEASYVTEDNDRDHPVMLHRAILGSFERFIGILIEHYAGFMPPWLSPVQACVMNITDSQAEACQQVVAKLKENGIRAISDLRNEKIGFKIRERTLERIPYLLVLGDREVEEGTVNVRTRSGKNLGTMSIDAFIDLVKAAVAERGRYIVE comes from the coding sequence ATGCCTGTTATCACATTGCCAAATGGCGATCAAAAACAATTTGATCAAGCAGTTTCCGTGATGGAAGTTGCTCAAAGTATTGGACCTGGTCTTGCGAAAAATACGCTTGCAGGTAAAGTGAATGGTCGCTTAGTCGATGCAAGTGATTTAATTACCGAAGACGCAACACTGGAAATCATTACCCCTAAAAACCAGGAAGGTGTTGAAATCATTCGTCACTCATGTGCTCACCTTGTGGGTCATGCGGTAAAACAACTCTTCCCTGAAGCCAAAATGGTGATTGGTCCTGTGATTGAGGACGGTTTCTATTACGATATTTTCAGCCAGAAGCCATTTACACCTGAAGATATGGCTGCCATCGAAGCACGCATGAAAAAGCTGATCGATGAAGATTATGACGTTATTAAAAAAATGACACCGCGTGCTGAAGTGATCAAACTGTTCACTGAGCGTGGTGAAGATTATAAATTACGTCTCATTGATGATATGCCTGACGAGACTCAGATGGGTCTGTACTATCATCAGGAATACGTGGATATGTGCCGTGGTCCGCACGTACCGAACACTAAATTCTTAAAATCATTCAAACTCACTAAAATGTCTGGTGCTTACTGGCGTGGTGATGCGAAGAATGAACAGCTGCAGCGTATTTATGGTACTGCCTGGGCAGACAAAAAAGAACTTGCAGCGTATATCAAACGTATTGAAGAAGCTGAAAAGCGCGATCACCGTAAAATCGGTAAAGCTTTAGACCTGTTCCATATGCAGGAAGAAGCACCAGGTATGGTGTTCTGGCATGCAAATGGCTGGACCATTTACCAGGTACTTGAGCAGTACATGCGTAAAATCCAGCAGGACAATGGTTACGAAGAAATCAAAACACCGCAGATTGTAGATTTTACCCTGTGGGAAAAATCAGGTCACGCTGCCAACTATGCAGACAACATGTTTACGACTCATTCTGAGAGCCGTAGCTATGCTGTAAAACCAATGAACTGCCCATGTCACGTACAGGTATTTAACCAGGGCTTGAAGTCTTACCGTGATCTGCCAATCCGTTTAGCTGAGTTTGGTTCATGTCACCGTAACGAGCCATCGGGTTCATTACACGGCATCATGCGTGTACGTGGATTTACTCAGGATGATGCACACATTTTCTGTACCACTGAACAGATCGGTAAAGAAGTTGCAGACTTCATTAAACTGACTCTGGATGTGTATAAAGACTTCGGTTTTGAAGAAGTGCAGATGAAACTCTCTACACGTCCTGAAAAACGTGTGGGTGATGACAAACTGTGGGACATGGCTGAAAAATCTCTGGCGGATGCGCTGGATGAAGCAGGTCTGGCGTGGGATTTACAACCAGGCGAAGGTGCATTCTACGGTCCGAAAATTGAATTCTCTCTGAAAGACTGCTTAGGTCGTATCTGGCAGTGCGGTACTATTCAGTGTGACTTCAACCTGCCTGAACGTCTGGAAGCGTCTTATGTCACTGAAGACAACGATCGTGACCATCCTGTAATGCTGCACCGTGCAATTCTTGGCAGTTTCGAGCGTTTTATTGGTATACTGATTGAACATTACGCAGGATTCATGCCGCCGTGGCTGTCACCAGTTCAGGCATGTGTCATGAATATTACCGATTCTCAGGCGGAGGCTTGTCAGCAAGTCGTCGCAAAACTTAAAGAAAATGGCATTCGTGCGATTTCAGACTTGAGAAATGAGAAAATCGGATTTAAGATTCGTGAGCGTACATTAGAGCGTATTCCTTACTTGCTGGTACTGGGTGATCGTGAGGTAGAGGAAGGGACTGTCAATGTCCGTACTCGCTCTGGAAAAAATTTAGGGACTATGTCAATTGATGCATTTATTGACCTGGTTAAAGCAGCCGTAGCCGAACGTGGCCGGTATATTGTGGAGTAA
- a CDS encoding acyl-CoA synthetase: MVSAYDELPRTPANFVALSPLRYLERAAYIYPHQDAIVHGERRISWRETYTRCRQFAHQLNRLGIQKNDTVSVLLPNIPAMVEAHFAVPMAGAVLNTLNTRLDAKTIAFMLEHAETKVLLVDPEFAALAQEAVALAPQDIYIIDVADAEYENNDSTPRIGQVEYEDWLAEGDQDFEWHLPGDEWDAISLNYTSGTTGNPKGVVYHHRGAYINAASNIIACGMTPRCKYLWTLPLFHCNGWCFAWTVAANGGTNICLRKIDPELIFRLIDQYKVDYFCGAPIVLSMLINTPKDQQIKFTHRVEVMVAGAAPPAAIIEGMHHIGVQVNHVYGLTETYGPSALCASQAGWSDLSIQEQAQLHSRQGVPYPLQDGMRVLDSETMQPVPNDGTTMGEIMFRGNIVMKGYLKNPEATAEAFKGGWFHTGDLAVCQPDGYAKIMDRSKDIIISGGENISSLEVEEILYTHPAIMTAAVVAKPDPRWQEVPCAFIELKKGAETTPEEVIEFCKQHLARFKVPKDVVICEIPKTSTGKLQKFVLRDWAKERSIGEFN, from the coding sequence ATGGTCAGCGCATATGATGAATTACCGCGTACACCCGCAAATTTTGTAGCATTATCCCCTTTACGCTACCTTGAACGTGCGGCATATATTTACCCTCATCAGGATGCCATTGTTCATGGCGAACGTCGTATCTCATGGCGGGAAACATACACCCGCTGCCGACAGTTTGCTCATCAGCTGAACCGACTTGGTATTCAGAAAAATGATACTGTCTCCGTTCTGCTGCCGAATATTCCAGCCATGGTGGAAGCCCACTTTGCTGTACCTATGGCGGGCGCTGTACTCAATACCTTAAATACCCGTCTTGATGCAAAAACCATTGCATTCATGCTCGAACATGCTGAAACCAAAGTCCTGCTGGTCGACCCTGAGTTTGCCGCACTGGCGCAGGAAGCTGTAGCTCTCGCACCGCAGGATATCTACATTATTGATGTTGCAGATGCTGAATATGAAAATAATGACTCAACACCGCGTATCGGTCAGGTTGAGTATGAAGACTGGCTTGCAGAAGGTGATCAGGATTTTGAATGGCATTTACCTGGAGATGAATGGGATGCCATCAGCCTGAACTATACATCTGGCACTACAGGTAATCCCAAAGGTGTGGTTTATCACCATCGGGGTGCTTATATCAATGCTGCAAGCAACATCATTGCCTGCGGTATGACACCCCGCTGTAAATATTTATGGACACTGCCTCTTTTCCACTGTAACGGTTGGTGTTTTGCATGGACTGTCGCTGCAAATGGCGGCACAAATATCTGTCTGCGCAAAATTGACCCTGAACTGATTTTCAGACTGATTGATCAGTATAAAGTGGATTATTTCTGTGGTGCGCCAATTGTGCTGTCCATGCTGATCAATACACCAAAAGATCAGCAAATCAAGTTTACACACCGTGTTGAAGTGATGGTGGCCGGTGCTGCACCTCCTGCGGCAATCATTGAAGGTATGCACCATATCGGGGTACAGGTAAACCATGTATATGGTCTGACCGAAACCTATGGTCCATCCGCTTTATGTGCATCTCAGGCGGGCTGGAGTGATCTGTCCATTCAGGAACAGGCTCAGCTGCATTCACGTCAGGGCGTACCGTATCCTCTGCAGGATGGTATGCGTGTTCTGGATTCAGAAACCATGCAGCCTGTACCGAATGATGGTACGACCATGGGTGAAATTATGTTCCGTGGCAACATTGTGATGAAAGGTTATCTGAAAAACCCTGAAGCTACCGCTGAAGCATTCAAAGGCGGATGGTTCCATACCGGTGATTTAGCCGTCTGTCAGCCAGATGGTTATGCCAAAATCATGGACCGCTCCAAAGATATTATTATTTCAGGGGGTGAAAATATTTCTTCACTTGAAGTTGAAGAAATTCTGTATACGCACCCTGCCATTATGACGGCAGCTGTTGTTGCCAAACCTGATCCACGCTGGCAGGAAGTACCCTGTGCTTTCATTGAACTGAAAAAAGGGGCAGAAACAACTCCTGAGGAAGTCATTGAGTTCTGTAAACAGCATCTTGCCCGCTTTAAAGTACCGAAAGATGTTGTGATCTGTGAAATTCCAAAAACATCGACAGGTAAATTACAGAAGTTCGTACTTCGTGACTGGGCAAAAGAACGTTCAATTGGTGAATTTAATTAA
- a CDS encoding alanine racemase gives MSQELYFQQLNRDLKKQGTGLPQLIIDRQCLQQNIQYIQLQFRQAVHLQPRLVVKSLACLELLQLLSEQLSTQRFMVFHLPQLIPLLENFSEADVLFGKPMPVHAVQHFYQHYSQWENARIQWLVDTPARLHQYLEVAQQYAVQLQINIEIDVGLHRGGIRTEQQMAEMMGVVQAHPQHLKFRGLMGYDAHVTKLPSIIKKAQVAYEESQQIYAGFIDYLQRTYPELWHDQLCLNGGGSPSFSFHVKHSVCNDLSFGSMLVKPGDFDNDFLRPLQTAMWIATPVIKELPLTRLPGMPLLEKIPQKSKALFVYGGYWMADYVYPQGSHPHVLYGRSSNQELVNVPRHAQTGVDDYVFLRPTQSEAVIPQFAVLWLYKDRQFEAWQTFRE, from the coding sequence ATGAGTCAGGAACTATATTTTCAGCAACTGAACCGTGATTTAAAAAAGCAGGGAACCGGCTTACCGCAACTGATTATTGACAGACAGTGTCTTCAGCAGAATATTCAGTATATTCAGCTGCAGTTCAGACAGGCTGTTCATCTTCAGCCCCGCCTGGTCGTCAAGTCACTTGCATGCCTGGAACTGTTGCAGTTACTGAGTGAACAGCTTTCAACACAGCGCTTTATGGTCTTTCATTTGCCACAGCTGATCCCTCTGCTGGAAAATTTCTCAGAAGCCGATGTGCTGTTTGGCAAACCGATGCCTGTACATGCTGTACAGCATTTTTATCAGCATTATTCTCAGTGGGAAAATGCTCGGATTCAGTGGCTGGTTGATACGCCTGCACGTCTGCATCAGTACCTGGAAGTGGCTCAGCAGTATGCAGTACAGCTTCAGATCAATATTGAAATTGATGTGGGTTTACACCGTGGAGGAATCAGGACTGAACAGCAGATGGCTGAAATGATGGGTGTTGTTCAGGCACATCCACAGCATCTGAAATTCAGAGGTCTGATGGGTTATGATGCGCATGTGACGAAACTGCCTTCCATTATCAAAAAGGCACAGGTGGCTTATGAGGAGTCTCAGCAGATTTATGCAGGTTTTATTGATTATCTGCAAAGGACTTATCCTGAACTGTGGCATGACCAGCTCTGTCTGAATGGTGGAGGAAGTCCAAGCTTCAGTTTTCACGTGAAACATAGTGTCTGTAATGACCTGTCATTTGGTTCCATGCTGGTTAAACCTGGTGATTTTGACAATGACTTTTTAAGACCTTTACAGACAGCAATGTGGATTGCAACCCCTGTTATTAAAGAGCTGCCGCTTACACGTTTGCCAGGTATGCCTTTACTGGAAAAAATTCCACAAAAGTCAAAAGCGCTGTTTGTTTATGGTGGTTACTGGATGGCAGATTATGTCTATCCGCAAGGCAGTCATCCTCATGTGTTATACGGGCGCAGTTCAAATCAGGAACTGGTGAATGTCCCCAGACATGCTCAGACAGGTGTGGATGATTATGTCTTTTTACGTCCCACACAGAGTGAAGCGGTGATTCCACAGTTTGCGGTACTATGGCTGTATAAAGACAGGCAGTTTGAAGCCTGGCAGACATTCAGGGAATAG
- a CDS encoding D-arabinono-1,4-lactone oxidase yields the protein MKQTEQRQTWSNWSGYQQASPQQILKPQSLSELQDIIRQSDKIRVVGAGHSFTPLVCTDATLLSLDHLSGVVSADEQSSIAEVWSGTRLFNLDQYLQPINQSLMQQGDIDQQSLAGAVSTGTHGTGADMQCISAYVQSFELLTASGELLQCSPTENAEIFQAGRVSLGSFGVLTKISMQNKPRYKLKEHVELCPLSEVVQHIQQWKTEHRHIEFFAFSHAEQVMLKTLDISEEDIQPRKESFPSEDTLLTLCCELTRMFPSLNPKLQKLLGVFVKPTTFVDWSSRIFPTPRNTRFNEMEYQVPVELGISCLQEILTALQKSGQQTFFPIEFRFVKGDDIWLSPFYQRDSISISVHQYIKQNPKLLFDEIEPILQRYQGRPHWGKMHSLNAVQLRTLYPKWDDFLQLRARLDPEKKFLNSYLQQLFYAE from the coding sequence ATGAAACAAACTGAACAACGGCAGACATGGTCTAACTGGTCGGGCTATCAGCAAGCCAGTCCACAACAGATTTTAAAACCACAAAGTCTGTCTGAACTGCAGGATATTATCCGTCAGAGCGATAAAATCCGGGTTGTGGGGGCTGGACATTCCTTTACACCACTCGTCTGCACTGATGCAACGCTGTTGTCACTTGATCATCTGAGTGGTGTGGTCAGTGCCGATGAGCAGAGCAGTATTGCAGAAGTCTGGTCGGGCACCCGTCTGTTCAATCTGGATCAGTACCTGCAGCCCATTAATCAGTCCCTTATGCAGCAGGGTGATATTGATCAGCAAAGTCTTGCAGGTGCGGTATCGACGGGAACACATGGAACGGGTGCTGACATGCAGTGTATTTCTGCCTATGTACAAAGTTTTGAGTTGCTGACTGCATCGGGTGAGCTGTTACAGTGCAGTCCCACAGAAAATGCTGAAATTTTTCAGGCAGGGCGGGTGTCTCTGGGCAGTTTTGGTGTGCTGACAAAAATTTCAATGCAGAACAAACCTCGATATAAGCTGAAAGAGCATGTTGAACTTTGTCCACTTTCAGAAGTGGTGCAGCATATTCAGCAGTGGAAAACTGAACACCGTCATATTGAGTTTTTTGCCTTTTCACATGCCGAGCAGGTCATGCTGAAAACACTGGATATTTCCGAGGAAGACATACAACCACGTAAAGAGTCTTTTCCTTCAGAAGATACATTGCTGACCCTATGCTGTGAACTGACCCGAATGTTTCCTTCACTGAATCCAAAATTGCAAAAGCTGCTGGGTGTCTTTGTGAAACCCACAACTTTTGTGGACTGGTCGAGCAGAATATTTCCGACACCCCGTAATACACGGTTCAATGAAATGGAATATCAGGTTCCTGTTGAACTGGGCATATCCTGCTTACAGGAAATTCTGACTGCGCTTCAGAAGTCAGGGCAACAGACTTTTTTCCCGATTGAGTTTCGCTTTGTGAAAGGGGATGATATCTGGTTGAGTCCATTTTATCAGCGGGATTCGATTTCCATTTCTGTGCATCAATACATTAAGCAGAATCCGAAACTGTTGTTTGATGAAATTGAACCGATTTTACAGCGTTATCAGGGGCGACCTCACTGGGGCAAAATGCACAGTCTGAATGCAGTACAGTTAAGGACGCTGTATCCGAAGTGGGATGACTTTCTGCAACTCAGAGCGCGTCTTGATCCAGAAAAGAAATTTCTGAATTCATATTTACAGCAATTATTTTATGCAGAATGA
- a CDS encoding neutral/alkaline non-lysosomal ceramidase N-terminal domain-containing protein translates to MFQAGWSRQEIQIEAKGYAMFGYGSWQHRAYKKRTPLYVRTVVIQDHQEKPLIFSCLDFGCITHAMRSEVLAELKKQMADLFCEERFVMTATHTHSGPGGCAYEALYNMPTPGFVPEHLHAVVYATVSSIQYAVKVLGRTEIRMSTTHFSEDVPVAWNRSLNAWNRNPDVQQRKETETHLAMNREMQLLGFYRDGQLHAFISLFGVHATCLGNTLNAHDGDNKGYAAGYSEQYLLEQGIHHPVAIFAQATAGDISPHFHGKNQLKIRQAIKGEQEYQYAQKNGRYQSEQALEALMKPGTVLSGELDAVLSYTDLSNVDIPLELSHGVKHARTSIPCHGVAFFAGTPVDGPGTAKPIVRVMSFLSQQYKKQKLKDRTADDFDFYQQLFASQGVKSILMESGIKRILGKPLGFAPGFIDPLVNEINRQVKAGAIRESPLVPSVVPLQMIQIGQLRIVCCPGELTTTAGKRVLETIVQNTSDQPIWLASYCNDYMGYVTTYEEYQEQAYEGGHTLFGQWTNAAFQLKFSALAQQLENTEAQRQHDRTTRPAEVPLQELLKRTNRGNLKTAVSE, encoded by the coding sequence ATGTTTCAGGCAGGATGGAGCAGGCAGGAAATTCAGATCGAAGCTAAAGGTTATGCCATGTTTGGCTATGGCTCATGGCAGCATCGCGCTTATAAAAAACGGACGCCTTTATATGTCAGAACGGTGGTGATTCAGGATCATCAGGAGAAACCGCTGATTTTCAGCTGTCTGGATTTTGGCTGTATTACTCATGCCATGCGTTCAGAGGTTTTGGCTGAACTGAAAAAACAGATGGCAGATCTGTTCTGTGAAGAACGGTTTGTGATGACCGCAACACATACACACTCAGGTCCTGGCGGCTGTGCTTATGAAGCGCTGTATAACATGCCTACTCCCGGTTTTGTCCCTGAACATCTGCATGCTGTGGTTTATGCGACGGTCAGCAGTATTCAGTATGCTGTAAAAGTGCTGGGACGTACAGAAATCCGTATGAGCACAACACATTTTTCTGAAGATGTTCCTGTGGCATGGAACCGTTCCTTAAATGCCTGGAACCGTAATCCGGATGTTCAGCAGCGCAAGGAGACAGAAACACATCTGGCGATGAACAGGGAAATGCAGCTGCTCGGGTTTTATCGGGATGGGCAGTTGCATGCTTTCATTTCGCTTTTTGGTGTGCATGCCACCTGTCTGGGCAACACGCTGAATGCTCATGATGGCGACAATAAAGGCTATGCAGCAGGGTATTCAGAGCAGTATCTGCTGGAACAGGGCATACATCATCCGGTTGCAATTTTTGCTCAGGCGACAGCAGGCGACATTTCACCTCATTTTCATGGGAAAAATCAGCTGAAAATCAGACAGGCGATCAAAGGTGAGCAGGAATATCAGTATGCTCAGAAAAATGGACGTTACCAGAGTGAGCAGGCATTAGAGGCACTGATGAAACCTGGCACTGTTTTAAGTGGAGAACTGGATGCCGTGCTCAGTTATACCGACCTGAGCAACGTGGATATTCCCCTGGAGCTTTCGCATGGTGTTAAACATGCACGAACCAGTATTCCCTGTCATGGGGTGGCTTTTTTTGCAGGAACGCCTGTCGATGGACCAGGAACTGCAAAGCCGATTGTCCGGGTTATGAGTTTTTTGAGTCAGCAGTATAAAAAGCAAAAACTCAAAGACCGAACGGCTGATGACTTTGATTTTTATCAGCAGTTGTTTGCATCGCAAGGCGTTAAATCCATTTTGATGGAATCTGGCATCAAACGGATTCTGGGCAAACCACTTGGCTTTGCTCCAGGATTTATTGATCCGCTGGTCAATGAAATAAACCGACAGGTCAAAGCAGGTGCAATCAGGGAAAGTCCTTTGGTTCCTTCAGTGGTTCCATTACAGATGATTCAGATTGGTCAGTTGAGAATTGTGTGCTGTCCTGGGGAACTGACCACCACAGCTGGAAAGCGTGTGCTTGAAACCATTGTGCAGAACACCAGTGATCAGCCCATCTGGCTTGCATCTTACTGCAATGATTATATGGGTTATGTAACAACCTATGAGGAATATCAGGAACAGGCATATGAAGGCGGTCATACATTGTTTGGACAATGGACAAATGCGGCCTTTCAGCTGAAATTCAGTGCTCTGGCGCAACAGCTGGAAAATACAGAAGCCCAGCGTCAGCATGACCGAACCACCCGACCTGCTGAAGTGCCATTACAGGAACTGTTGAAACGCACCAATCGAGGCAATCTGAAAACAGCAGTTTCTGAATAG
- a CDS encoding HPr family phosphocarrier protein encodes MIDTTVDVINKLGLHARASGKLIEVTTKFRSSIQIGKGDKLVDAKNIMSLLMLGAGKGTTLRLVIDGADEETALSDIKALFSAKFYEAD; translated from the coding sequence ATGATTGACACAACTGTTGACGTAATTAATAAACTGGGTTTACATGCGCGTGCGTCAGGAAAGCTCATCGAAGTTACCACAAAGTTTCGTTCTTCGATTCAGATTGGTAAAGGCGACAAGCTTGTTGATGCAAAAAATATCATGTCCCTGCTGATGCTTGGCGCAGGCAAGGGTACGACCTTAAGACTGGTGATTGATGGTGCAGATGAAGAAACCGCTTTATCTGACATCAAGGCACTTTTTTCAGCAAAATTTTACGAGGCAGATTAA